A stretch of the Tardiphaga sp. 709 genome encodes the following:
- the glgA gene encoding glycogen synthase GlgA — MRVLFVTPEIDDFIRVGGLAAVSAALPRALRIWSDVRIILPGYRDVVTQFPDIEIVGECPALAEMPACSVGLAATKDGLPIYILLCPQLYDRPGNPYGDACGRDWPDNDIRFARFASAAALLASGKLDKNWSADLVHANDWQAALVPAYLAWSGAKIPTILTIHNLAYQGLFPKSSLRRIGAPAESFHIDGLEFYDKLSFLKGGLIYSSHLTTVSETYAREITTPELGCGLEGLLTKRSNESRLTGILNGIDESWDPRVCAELMRPFGAGDWEAKRANADGVRQQFGLALSRGPIFGLVARLVHQKGVDLVLSAADAIVSAGGQIVVTGRGETELENALMDAHRRRPDAIGVAIGFNDREARRIFAGSDFTLMPSRFEPCGLSQMYAQRFGSLPIGHQTGGLAETIVDGETGFLFTQPSTESFLGGILRAFATYGSKERLNSMRRSAMSKSFSWNISAASYSALYRKTIVAGV; from the coding sequence TTGAGGGTACTGTTCGTCACTCCAGAGATTGACGACTTCATCCGGGTGGGTGGCCTTGCAGCCGTCTCCGCCGCCCTCCCTAGAGCCTTGCGTATCTGGAGCGACGTTCGCATCATCCTTCCCGGCTACCGCGACGTCGTCACGCAGTTTCCTGACATCGAGATCGTCGGCGAATGCCCGGCACTGGCGGAAATGCCCGCCTGCTCGGTTGGCCTCGCCGCGACCAAGGATGGACTGCCGATCTACATTCTGCTGTGCCCGCAGCTCTACGATCGTCCAGGCAATCCCTATGGCGATGCCTGCGGCCGGGACTGGCCGGACAACGACATTCGCTTCGCGCGCTTCGCCTCAGCCGCGGCACTGCTCGCCTCCGGCAAGCTCGACAAGAACTGGTCGGCCGATCTGGTCCACGCCAATGACTGGCAGGCGGCCCTGGTGCCGGCCTATCTCGCCTGGAGCGGGGCGAAGATCCCGACCATCCTGACGATCCACAATCTCGCTTATCAGGGCCTGTTTCCGAAGTCTTCGCTGCGCCGGATCGGTGCACCCGCGGAGTCGTTCCACATCGACGGGCTCGAATTCTACGACAAGCTCTCCTTCCTCAAGGGCGGCCTGATCTATTCGTCGCACCTCACCACAGTGAGCGAGACTTACGCGCGCGAGATCACCACGCCGGAACTCGGTTGCGGGCTGGAAGGCCTGCTGACCAAACGCTCCAACGAGTCGCGTCTGACCGGCATTCTCAACGGCATCGATGAAAGCTGGGATCCGCGCGTCTGCGCGGAGCTCATGAGACCGTTCGGCGCGGGCGACTGGGAAGCCAAACGCGCCAATGCCGACGGGGTACGTCAACAATTTGGGCTCGCGCTCTCCCGCGGGCCCATTTTCGGTTTGGTCGCCCGCCTCGTGCATCAGAAGGGTGTCGACCTCGTATTGTCGGCAGCCGACGCCATCGTGTCCGCCGGCGGACAGATCGTTGTCACCGGACGCGGCGAGACCGAGCTCGAAAATGCGCTGATGGACGCGCATCGCCGTCGCCCCGACGCGATCGGCGTCGCCATCGGCTTCAACGACCGCGAGGCACGGCGCATTTTCGCCGGCAGCGACTTCACGCTGATGCCGTCGCGCTTCGAACCGTGCGGCCTGAGCCAGATGTATGCGCAACGCTTCGGCTCGCTGCCGATCGGCCACCAGACCGGCGGCCTCGCCGAAACCATCGTCGATGGCGAGACCGGTTTCCTGTTCACCCAACCCTCTACCGAGTCATTTTTGGGCGGCATCCTGCGGGCCTTCGCGACCTATGGCTCGAAGGAGCGCCTGAACTCGATGCGCCGCAGCGCCATGTCGAAGTCGTTCAGCTGGAATATTTCTGCTGCCAGCTACAGCGCGCTGTATCGCAAGACGATCGTCGCCGGAGTGTAG
- a CDS encoding SLC26A/SulP transporter family protein, with translation MLKASPPAEPLVDWRSEISAGLISSLVCLPLCLACGLLVFAPLGPDYVAAGAAAGLYGGAIVGLVAAVVATSSYIVTTSRVSMALVQAGLTTTLVNDATLASQPAMIVTAIMLCLFLAGLWQVLFGLLGLTRAIKFAPHPVLTGLLNGVGMLIVTSQFKPFFAAQTLWPNKPAMLVYVVALALFVLNYPAIAAWLRLPDWLRKIPGSLAGFIAGTALYYLISIPTGLDLGPTIGEIHVSFPPAMPLGAVFDGSITPELTAVLPHVVLVSLVLAIIGTVETMLAFRVAQQLDDTHIHPVRDLAAQGIANAAAALGGGIGGSAIPSVILLGYRMGGRTRWTGIFVALSLLAITFALSSVLAQVPRAVFAGLLLVIGIVLFDRWNLQLLADVRHKSEPQVRRHAVYNLIVVLAVMAVTVFSSVVSGVIVGIILSCIIFVINMSRPLVRRAHLGDTLFSKRIRSADDLAILQQTGQQRAILQLEGALFFGNADDLSLRVKDLFNSTDMILLDMGAISDLDVSGINALRTLRQKATEKKRRLIYCNVRPVHAAIIGNGIGHDAASPPMTQDLDSALEWMEQTMLDRSATRQGQADELTLEQIDFLDGVSTNEMAELTAVMTKREFACGDTICREGDAGDRMWLILKGSVSVLLRTDGHHERRRIAGLGRGTTVGEMALVKSVPRSATIVADDEVVCYEFPRDGFDLILRKNPVLATRLLGNLARELTRRLRQTSQDLRVSHH, from the coding sequence GTGCTCAAAGCTTCGCCTCCCGCCGAGCCGCTCGTCGACTGGCGATCGGAAATCAGCGCTGGTCTGATCTCCAGCCTCGTCTGCCTGCCGCTCTGCCTTGCTTGCGGACTGCTGGTGTTTGCGCCGCTCGGCCCCGACTATGTCGCGGCCGGCGCTGCAGCTGGCCTGTATGGCGGCGCCATCGTCGGCCTCGTCGCGGCCGTGGTCGCCACCTCGTCCTATATCGTGACGACGAGCCGCGTCAGCATGGCCCTGGTGCAGGCTGGCCTGACCACGACGCTGGTCAATGACGCGACGCTTGCGAGCCAGCCCGCGATGATCGTGACCGCGATCATGCTGTGTTTGTTCCTGGCCGGGCTGTGGCAGGTCCTGTTCGGACTGCTCGGCCTGACGCGCGCCATCAAATTCGCGCCGCACCCGGTGCTGACCGGCCTGCTCAATGGCGTTGGCATGCTGATCGTGACTTCCCAGTTCAAGCCGTTCTTTGCCGCGCAGACGCTGTGGCCGAACAAGCCCGCGATGCTGGTTTACGTCGTGGCCCTGGCGCTCTTTGTTCTGAACTATCCGGCCATAGCAGCCTGGCTGCGGCTGCCGGACTGGCTGCGGAAGATACCGGGATCGCTTGCAGGCTTCATCGCCGGCACCGCGCTCTACTATCTGATCAGCATCCCGACCGGTCTCGACCTCGGGCCGACCATCGGTGAGATCCATGTCAGCTTCCCGCCGGCAATGCCGCTCGGCGCAGTGTTCGACGGCTCGATCACGCCGGAACTGACCGCCGTGCTTCCGCATGTTGTGCTGGTGTCGCTGGTGCTGGCGATCATCGGCACGGTCGAAACCATGCTGGCGTTTCGCGTGGCGCAGCAGCTCGACGATACGCATATCCACCCGGTACGCGACCTCGCCGCACAAGGCATCGCCAATGCGGCAGCAGCCCTCGGCGGCGGCATCGGCGGATCGGCGATCCCTTCCGTTATTCTGCTCGGCTATCGCATGGGCGGCCGCACGCGCTGGACCGGCATTTTCGTAGCTCTCAGCCTCTTGGCCATCACATTCGCGCTGTCGTCGGTGCTCGCACAGGTGCCGCGCGCGGTGTTCGCCGGCCTGCTTCTGGTGATCGGCATCGTGCTGTTCGATCGCTGGAATCTGCAACTGCTGGCCGATGTCAGACACAAAAGCGAGCCGCAGGTTCGCAGGCACGCCGTCTATAATCTGATCGTCGTCCTCGCGGTGATGGCCGTGACCGTGTTCAGCTCCGTCGTTTCCGGAGTGATCGTCGGCATCATCCTGTCCTGCATCATCTTCGTCATCAATATGAGCCGGCCACTGGTGCGCCGCGCCCATCTCGGCGACACACTGTTCTCCAAGCGCATTCGCTCGGCCGACGATCTCGCGATCCTGCAGCAGACCGGGCAGCAGCGCGCCATCCTGCAGCTCGAAGGCGCGCTGTTCTTCGGCAATGCCGACGACCTCTCGCTCCGCGTCAAGGACTTGTTCAACAGTACGGATATGATCCTGCTCGACATGGGTGCCATCTCCGACCTCGACGTGTCCGGCATCAACGCATTACGAACCCTGCGCCAGAAGGCGACTGAAAAGAAACGGCGACTGATCTACTGCAATGTCCGACCGGTTCATGCCGCCATCATCGGCAACGGGATCGGGCACGACGCGGCATCACCGCCTATGACGCAGGATCTCGACTCCGCACTGGAGTGGATGGAGCAGACCATGCTCGACCGCTCAGCTACGAGGCAGGGGCAAGCGGATGAACTCACGCTCGAGCAGATCGACTTTCTCGATGGCGTCTCCACCAACGAGATGGCCGAACTGACCGCAGTGATGACCAAGCGTGAATTCGCATGCGGCGATACGATCTGCCGCGAGGGTGACGCCGGCGACCGGATGTGGCTGATCCTGAAAGGCAGCGTCAGCGTGCTGCTGCGTACCGACGGGCATCACGAGCGACGCCGCATCGCCGGACTTGGCCGCGGCACGACGGTCGGAGAAATGGCGCTGGTGAAATCGGTGCCACGCTCGGCGACCATCGTCGCTGATGACGAGGTGGTCTGTTACGAATTCCCGCGCGACGGCTTCGACCTGATCCTGAGGAAAAATCCGGTGCTCGCCACCAGGCTGCTGGGCAACCTGGCGCGCGAACTCACCCGACGACTGCGGCAGACCTCGCAGGATCTGCGCGTCAGTCATCACTGA
- a CDS encoding ABC transporter ATP-binding protein, producing MLELNGICAGYGEIQVLWGIDMVVRSGEITALIGSNGAGKTTLMRALSRLIPLTSGKYVSEGVDLSKATAAQMLAHGIVHVPEGRRLFGAMSIEDNLLMGAYSRSVSRSELNRDLDRVYTTFPKLRERRNQAAATLSGGEQQMCAIGRGLMSAPRLLMIDELSLGLSPLLVEQLVAALRQLNSEGMSILLVEQDVTTALDLCHHAYIMDMGRIVRTGQGAELLADPIIRDAYLGVLED from the coding sequence ATGCTCGAACTGAATGGGATCTGCGCCGGTTATGGCGAAATCCAGGTGCTGTGGGGCATCGACATGGTGGTGCGCTCCGGCGAAATCACCGCGCTGATCGGCTCCAACGGCGCCGGCAAGACCACGCTGATGCGTGCGCTGTCCAGGCTGATCCCGCTGACCTCAGGCAAATATGTCTCGGAAGGCGTCGACCTGTCGAAGGCGACTGCGGCGCAGATGCTGGCTCATGGCATCGTCCATGTGCCGGAAGGGCGCCGTCTGTTCGGTGCCATGAGCATCGAGGACAATCTCCTGATGGGCGCCTATTCGCGCAGCGTCAGCCGCTCCGAGCTCAATCGCGATCTCGATCGCGTCTACACGACCTTCCCGAAACTGCGCGAGCGCCGCAATCAGGCAGCAGCTACGCTGTCCGGCGGCGAGCAGCAGATGTGCGCCATCGGCCGCGGTTTGATGAGCGCGCCGCGCTTGCTGATGATCGATGAGCTTTCGCTCGGTCTGTCGCCGCTGCTGGTGGAGCAACTGGTTGCGGCGCTGCGCCAGTTGAACTCCGAAGGCATGTCGATCCTGCTGGTGGAGCAGGACGTCACCACGGCGCTCGACCTCTGTCATCACGCCTACATCATGGATATGGGCCGCATCGTGCGCACGGGGCAGGGCGCCGAATTGCTGGCCGATCCCATCATTCGCGACGCCTATCTCGGCGTCCTCGAAGACTGA
- a CDS encoding ABC transporter ATP-binding protein yields MSEIRHEILHLSNVSRNFSGLKALSDVSLSVSKGEVVGLIGPNGAGKTTLVNTICGVTPASSGVVTFDGRDITRIKTYQSARLGLSRTFQIVQPFAEFSALDNVAAAALFSQPGESLKSAREAARAHLAFVGLDAQADQSAATLTLAMRKRLELAKALAMKPKLLFLDEVNAGLNSAEVERATKLIHQLAADGITIVMIEHLMKVVLNVCTRIAVLHNGRLIADGAPRDIIKDPAVVDAYLGQQYAQRNAARG; encoded by the coding sequence ATGTCTGAGATCCGTCACGAAATCCTGCATCTGAGCAACGTCTCGCGAAACTTCAGCGGGCTGAAGGCGCTGAGCGATGTCTCGCTCTCGGTTAGCAAGGGTGAGGTGGTCGGCCTGATCGGCCCGAACGGCGCCGGCAAGACCACGCTGGTCAACACCATCTGCGGTGTCACGCCGGCATCGTCCGGTGTCGTCACCTTCGATGGCCGCGACATCACGCGGATCAAGACCTATCAGTCGGCGCGGCTCGGTCTGTCGCGCACCTTTCAGATCGTGCAGCCCTTTGCAGAGTTTTCGGCGCTCGACAATGTCGCTGCTGCCGCCTTGTTCTCGCAGCCGGGCGAGAGCCTGAAGTCCGCTCGCGAGGCCGCCCGCGCGCATCTCGCATTCGTTGGCCTCGACGCACAGGCCGACCAGTCCGCGGCGACGCTGACGCTGGCCATGCGCAAGCGGCTCGAACTGGCCAAGGCGCTGGCGATGAAGCCGAAGCTGCTGTTCCTCGACGAAGTCAATGCCGGCCTCAACAGCGCCGAGGTCGAGCGCGCCACCAAACTGATCCACCAACTCGCCGCCGATGGCATCACCATCGTGATGATCGAACATCTGATGAAGGTCGTGCTCAATGTCTGCACCCGCATCGCGGTGCTGCATAACGGACGGCTGATTGCCGATGGCGCGCCGCGCGACATCATCAAGGATCCTGCCGTCGTCGATGCCTATCTGGGCCAGCAATATGCACAACGGAACGCCGCCCGTGGCTGA
- a CDS encoding branched-chain amino acid ABC transporter permease, translating to MTRTNIALLVLIAFVAALPLFGDAYALRLGTMACMYAIFALSWNIVGGFAGYPSFATAAFFGLGAYTTGILMNKGVPLTLSLLGSLVLCLVLAAALGAVLLRLRGHYFAIASLSLVEVFRELVNNATDLTGGGMGLNIPLVSGSSVLSDATFFFYAMWGLLLITALVVIAVSMSKLGFGLNCIRQNETASNMVGLNSTLYKAVAFGLSACFVGAAGGLYAAWVHYIDPSDVFDILYSVKPIVMALMGGLGSPLGVVCGAFVYLGLEEVVWRNYIQIHSGVLGVLIILLLLFLPHGLISLHAGKVWRGLFGRKAKHV from the coding sequence ATGACCCGGACCAATATCGCGCTTCTTGTCCTGATTGCCTTCGTGGCCGCACTGCCGCTGTTCGGCGACGCCTATGCGCTGCGTTTGGGCACCATGGCCTGCATGTATGCGATCTTCGCGCTGTCGTGGAACATCGTCGGCGGCTTCGCCGGCTATCCGTCCTTCGCGACGGCGGCCTTCTTCGGGCTAGGTGCCTACACCACCGGCATTCTCATGAACAAGGGCGTGCCGCTGACACTGTCGCTGCTGGGGTCGCTGGTGCTCTGTCTTGTGTTGGCCGCGGCGCTCGGTGCGGTGCTGCTTCGCCTCCGCGGCCATTACTTCGCCATCGCCAGCCTCTCGCTGGTCGAAGTGTTCCGCGAACTCGTCAACAACGCCACCGACCTCACAGGCGGCGGCATGGGCCTGAACATTCCGCTGGTGTCCGGCTCCAGTGTGCTGTCCGACGCGACGTTCTTCTTTTACGCGATGTGGGGATTGCTGCTGATCACCGCGCTCGTTGTCATCGCGGTGTCGATGTCGAAGCTCGGCTTCGGCCTCAACTGCATCCGGCAGAACGAGACGGCTTCGAACATGGTCGGGCTCAACTCGACGCTCTACAAGGCCGTGGCTTTCGGCCTTTCCGCCTGTTTCGTCGGCGCTGCCGGCGGTCTCTATGCGGCCTGGGTGCATTACATCGATCCGTCCGACGTGTTCGATATCCTCTATTCGGTGAAGCCGATCGTGATGGCGCTGATGGGCGGCCTTGGCTCACCGCTTGGCGTGGTCTGTGGCGCCTTTGTCTATCTCGGCCTCGAGGAAGTGGTTTGGCGCAATTACATCCAGATCCATTCCGGCGTGCTCGGCGTCCTCATCATCCTGCTGCTGCTGTTCCTGCCGCACGGGTTGATATCGCTGCATGCCGGCAAGGTCTGGCGCGGGCTGTTCGGACGAAAGGCAAAGCATGTCTGA
- a CDS encoding branched-chain amino acid ABC transporter permease has product MLAIQVLINALVLGCLYACIAIGFSLVWGVLNVINLIHGSFIVLGAYLAWGAYNSLGLSPWYALLIAAPAFFVFGYLLQRLLLNRVITAPVLVTLTLTFGLDLILNNAMIYYFKADYRKLILNPPTGSISIFDVVVPVDRLIATASALALTFLLYLLLRRSKVGRAIVAVRLDRDAAVLMGVDVKSIYATAFGLGAALAGCAGVLMALIFPISPLTSSAYLGKAFVVCVLGGLGSVSGALAGGLLLALVEGVGSVYLGPAHAVTLSFVLLIIFLVVRPQGLLGRKGFE; this is encoded by the coding sequence ATGCTGGCCATCCAGGTCCTGATCAATGCACTCGTGCTTGGGTGTCTCTATGCCTGTATCGCGATCGGTTTCTCGCTGGTCTGGGGCGTGCTCAACGTCATCAACCTGATCCACGGCTCGTTCATCGTGCTCGGCGCGTATCTCGCCTGGGGCGCCTATAATTCGCTCGGGCTGTCGCCTTGGTATGCGCTGCTGATCGCCGCGCCGGCCTTCTTCGTGTTCGGCTATCTGCTGCAGCGGCTGCTGCTCAACCGCGTCATCACCGCGCCGGTGCTGGTGACGCTGACGCTGACCTTCGGGCTCGATCTGATCCTGAACAATGCGATGATCTATTACTTCAAGGCGGACTACCGGAAGCTGATCCTCAATCCGCCCACGGGTTCGATCTCGATCTTCGATGTGGTGGTACCGGTCGATCGCCTGATCGCCACGGCCTCTGCACTGGCGCTGACATTCCTGCTCTATCTGCTGCTGCGTCGCTCGAAAGTCGGCCGCGCCATCGTGGCGGTCCGGCTCGACCGCGATGCCGCGGTGCTGATGGGGGTGGACGTCAAATCGATCTATGCCACTGCCTTCGGTCTTGGTGCTGCGCTCGCCGGCTGCGCCGGTGTGCTGATGGCGCTGATCTTCCCGATCTCGCCGCTGACCTCATCAGCCTATCTCGGCAAGGCTTTCGTGGTCTGCGTGCTCGGCGGACTCGGCAGCGTGTCAGGTGCACTGGCCGGTGGTCTGTTGCTGGCGCTCGTTGAAGGCGTTGGCTCGGTCTATCTCGGCCCGGCCCATGCGGTGACGCTGTCCTTCGTCCTGCTCATCATTTTCCTTGTCGTCAGGCCGCAGGGCTTGCTCGGCCGAAAGGGTTTTGAATGA
- a CDS encoding amino acid ABC transporter substrate-binding protein encodes MFHPRLAVSAFSASLLLAAAGLGATSSVASAQDVIRFGAPLPITGPLAPEAVKQQQGYDLWAEQANKAGGIDVGGKKYKVEIVYSDYQSNTPRSVQTTEQMITQDKVNFMFGPFGSGAAKAASTIAEKYKVPMLAATASSSQVYDQNYKYLFGTFTPNDTLTTPLTQLVKAKAADVKKVAILARNDLFPLAIAQEMEKSAKANGLEVVYFEKYAINTLDHSATLSQIKSLNPQWVFVTGYTNDLLLIRKQMVDQQMKANVVTMIAGPAYQEFIESAGQSAENISSASWWHPAEQYNGKDIFGTTANFVKLFKDKYKLEPDYAHASAAVCGALFQMAIEKAGSLDRDKVRDELAKMDVVTFWGPVKFGANGQINSLEPPVFQIQAGKPVVLFPDAIKQGDFKLGVN; translated from the coding sequence ATGTTTCATCCCCGGCTTGCTGTCTCGGCTTTTTCCGCATCCCTCCTGCTGGCTGCGGCTGGCCTGGGAGCGACATCCTCGGTGGCCTCGGCCCAAGATGTCATCCGCTTCGGCGCACCGTTGCCGATCACCGGGCCGCTGGCGCCGGAAGCCGTGAAGCAGCAGCAGGGCTATGACCTCTGGGCCGAACAGGCCAACAAGGCCGGCGGCATCGATGTCGGCGGCAAGAAGTACAAGGTCGAGATCGTCTATTCGGACTATCAATCCAACACGCCGCGCTCGGTGCAGACCACCGAACAGATGATCACCCAGGACAAGGTGAATTTCATGTTCGGCCCGTTCGGCTCGGGCGCCGCCAAGGCCGCCAGCACGATCGCCGAGAAATACAAGGTGCCGATGCTGGCCGCGACCGCGTCGTCGTCCCAGGTCTACGACCAGAACTACAAGTATTTGTTCGGCACCTTCACGCCGAATGACACGCTGACGACGCCGCTGACGCAGCTCGTCAAGGCCAAGGCTGCCGACGTCAAGAAGGTCGCGATCCTTGCACGTAACGATCTGTTCCCGCTGGCCATTGCGCAGGAGATGGAAAAGTCCGCCAAGGCCAACGGTCTCGAAGTCGTTTACTTCGAGAAATATGCCATCAACACGCTCGATCACTCCGCGACCCTGTCGCAGATCAAATCGCTGAATCCGCAATGGGTGTTCGTCACCGGCTACACCAACGATCTCCTGCTGATCCGCAAGCAGATGGTCGATCAGCAGATGAAGGCCAATGTCGTCACCATGATCGCCGGTCCGGCCTATCAGGAATTCATCGAATCCGCCGGCCAGAGCGCCGAGAACATCTCCAGCGCCTCGTGGTGGCATCCGGCCGAACAGTACAACGGCAAGGACATTTTCGGCACCACGGCCAATTTCGTGAAGCTGTTCAAGGACAAATACAAGCTCGAGCCCGATTACGCTCACGCTTCGGCTGCCGTCTGCGGCGCGCTGTTTCAGATGGCCATCGAAAAGGCCGGCTCGCTGGACCGTGACAAGGTGCGTGATGAACTCGCCAAGATGGACGTCGTGACCTTCTGGGGGCCGGTCAAGTTCGGCGCCAATGGCCAGATCAACTCGCTCGAACCGCCGGTCTTCCAGATCCAGGCCGGCAAGCCCGTGGTGCTGTTCCCGGATGCGATCAAGCAGGGCGACTTCAAGCTCGGCGTGAACTGA